The following nucleotide sequence is from Deltaproteobacteria bacterium.
TCGGATCGCGTCGATTACCGGGCCGTAACTCCGTACAAGAGAGGGCTTCTCGAGAGAGCCTTCGAAGGCAGCCTTAAGAAGGGGGAGGATTGCGAGTTCAGAAGATTCTGTATGGAGAACGCTTCCTGGCTCGAGGAGTTCGCCTTTTTCACTGCTCTCAAGGCGCATATGGGCAAAAGACCCTGGAACGAATGGCCTGAGCAGCTCCGGGATAGAGCCCCCGAGGCACTGGAATCGGTGGAACAGGAGATTTGCCGTGACATAGAAGTGACGAAGTTCTCCCAGTACCTCTTCTCAAAGCAGTGGCATTCTCTCAAGGAATACTGCCATCAGAGGGGGATCCAGATCATCGGCGACCTCCCCATCTACGTGAACTATGACAGCGCGGACCTGTGGAGCCGACCCGAGCTGTTTAAGCTGAACGAGCAAAAAAGGCCCTATGTCGTTGCCGGGGTACCCCCAGACTATTTCAGCGAAACCGGGCAACTCTGGGGTAACCCCATCTACCGCTGGGACGTCATGAAACAGGAGGGATACCGGTGGTGGGCAGACCGCCTGAGGAGAAACATGGGGGTCTATGACTTCGTCAGAATAGACCATTTTCGAGGACTCGTGGCCTTCTGGGAAGTACCGGCAGGTGAGGAAACCGCCGTGAATGGAAAATGGATCGAGGCTCCTGCAATGGATCTCTTCCATCACTTGGCCAGGCAGTTCCCCTGCCTCCCCATAATCGCCGAGGATCTGGGTGTCATCACTCCGGATGTCAGGGAGATAATGAACCATTTCGAGTTTCCAGGAATGAAAGTGCTCCTCTTCGCCTTTGGCGGCGACCTCTCTACCAATCCATACATTCCACACAATCTGGAAAGAAACTGCGTTGCCTATACAGGAACCCACGACAACAATACGGTAAGGGGTTGGTTTGAAACCGAGCTGACAAGGGAGGGCAGGGAGAGACTCTTCCGCTACCTCGGCAGGGAGGTGCGTGTCGACGAGCTCCACTGGGAGTTGGTCAGGCTCCTCATGATGTCGGTGGCTAATACGGTCATCTTCCCCATGCAGGATATCTTAGGTCTCGGCCAAGAAGCCAGGATGAACCGACCGGCCACCTCGGACGGTAATTGGCAGTGGCGGCTTCTCCCCGACCATCTGGGGCCGGGACTGGCGTCTGGGCTCCATGAAATGACGGAGACTTACGGAAGGGTTTAGAGTATAGGGACCCGGGAACTCCTGGCCGTAGTTCCTCCGGTTTTTTCAGGAGTACGGCCGTGTTTTTGAAGAAAATC
It contains:
- the malQ gene encoding 4-alpha-glucanotransferase, which translates into the protein MKRRGSGVLLHLTSLPSPFGIGDMGPWAYRFVDFLAEAGQSFWQILPLSPTDQGHGNSPYHSTSAFAGNPLLISPESMVESGLLEERDLDPVPDFPSDRVDYRAVTPYKRGLLERAFEGSLKKGEDCEFRRFCMENASWLEEFAFFTALKAHMGKRPWNEWPEQLRDRAPEALESVEQEICRDIEVTKFSQYLFSKQWHSLKEYCHQRGIQIIGDLPIYVNYDSADLWSRPELFKLNEQKRPYVVAGVPPDYFSETGQLWGNPIYRWDVMKQEGYRWWADRLRRNMGVYDFVRIDHFRGLVAFWEVPAGEETAVNGKWIEAPAMDLFHHLARQFPCLPIIAEDLGVITPDVREIMNHFEFPGMKVLLFAFGGDLSTNPYIPHNLERNCVAYTGTHDNNTVRGWFETELTREGRERLFRYLGREVRVDELHWELVRLLMMSVANTVIFPMQDILGLGQEARMNRPATSDGNWQWRLLPDHLGPGLASGLHEMTETYGRV